A genomic segment from bacterium encodes:
- a CDS encoding HAMP domain-containing protein, whose translation MSESAEPGSAPDVRRRWREAGIILATALAVIAFALFETRLPQFASSGSLGTDAILVLLINLNLILLVLLVFLVGRNLVKLFLDRRRRILGSHLRTRLVVAFIGIALLPATLLFLVAQVFVSNSIEGWFNDQVESALEGSLDVAHAYYEDLAANSLGFARQTAARLAGSKLLDPGSRQALRQFLAERREEYQVDLLEVFADGQPLARSRRPKLPERKMGAEPWSPLVKRAFNGEEATAVDAVGQADVIRAAVPVDEGGRIVAVVVVDAWVPKSVVKRREEIDRSFGEYLRLKIQRRPIRTAYTITLVLVSLVVLFSATWVGLWVARGITVPIQRLAEGTRAVAQGDLDLRIPGEGDDELGTLVKAFNHMTGDIKASRAELDARRRALETVLANIGAGVIALDPAGRVTTINRAGRQLLGLSPGAVIGRQLTSLLEGDVHRALRDEVGALLASAPTKHEQQLALRRPDGSELAVLLTGSPLVDEAGHTQGLLLFLEDVTHLLRVERMEAWREVARRIAHEIKNPLTPIQLAAQRLRRRYGPTLRDGGVFDECTRTIVQQVEDLKALVNEFQTFARMPQAEHTPQDLNRVVEDALVLFREGHPAIDFVWTPDAGLPPIELDREGLKRAIINILDNAVAACTARPATEPGERRRVSLQTTYDAGLGIARLEIADDGVGLSAEARARLFEPYYSTKPDGTGLGLAIVQAIVADHKGFIRVREDAPQGTRFVMEFPVRTDPAQLVARARHGAYGS comes from the coding sequence ATGTCGGAGTCAGCCGAGCCGGGGTCCGCCCCGGACGTGCGACGCCGCTGGCGGGAGGCGGGGATCATCCTCGCCACGGCGCTGGCCGTCATCGCGTTCGCACTGTTCGAGACCCGCCTGCCGCAGTTCGCGAGCAGCGGCTCCCTCGGCACCGACGCGATCCTCGTCCTCCTCATCAACCTGAACCTGATCCTCCTGGTCCTCCTGGTCTTCCTGGTGGGCCGGAACCTGGTGAAGCTGTTCCTCGACCGGCGCCGGCGCATCCTCGGCTCGCACCTGCGCACGCGGCTCGTGGTGGCGTTCATCGGCATCGCGCTGCTGCCCGCGACGCTGCTCTTCCTGGTCGCGCAGGTGTTCGTCTCCAACTCGATCGAGGGCTGGTTCAACGATCAGGTCGAGAGCGCGCTCGAGGGCTCGCTCGACGTCGCGCACGCCTACTACGAGGATCTCGCCGCGAACTCGCTCGGGTTCGCACGCCAGACGGCGGCGCGGCTCGCGGGCTCGAAGCTCCTCGACCCGGGCAGCCGGCAAGCGCTGCGCCAGTTCCTCGCCGAGCGCCGCGAGGAGTACCAGGTCGACCTCCTCGAGGTGTTCGCCGACGGCCAGCCGCTCGCACGCAGCCGCCGCCCGAAGCTGCCCGAGCGCAAGATGGGCGCCGAGCCGTGGTCGCCGCTCGTGAAGCGCGCCTTCAACGGCGAGGAGGCGACGGCGGTCGACGCGGTCGGCCAGGCCGACGTCATCCGCGCCGCCGTGCCGGTCGACGAGGGCGGGCGCATCGTCGCCGTCGTGGTGGTCGACGCCTGGGTGCCGAAGAGCGTCGTCAAGCGCCGCGAGGAGATCGACCGCTCGTTCGGCGAGTACCTGCGCCTCAAGATCCAGCGCCGCCCGATCCGCACCGCCTACACCATCACGCTCGTGCTCGTGAGCCTCGTCGTCCTCTTCTCGGCGACGTGGGTGGGGCTCTGGGTCGCACGCGGCATCACGGTGCCCATCCAACGTCTCGCCGAAGGCACACGCGCCGTCGCCCAAGGCGACCTCGACCTCCGCATACCCGGCGAAGGCGACGACGAGCTCGGCACGCTGGTGAAGGCGTTCAACCACATGACGGGCGACATCAAGGCGAGCCGCGCCGAGCTCGACGCCCGCCGCCGCGCGCTCGAGACCGTGCTCGCGAACATCGGCGCGGGCGTCATCGCGCTCGACCCCGCCGGCCGCGTGACCACGATCAACCGCGCCGGGCGCCAGCTGCTCGGACTCTCGCCGGGCGCCGTCATCGGCCGCCAGCTGACGAGCCTGCTCGAGGGCGACGTCCACCGCGCGCTGCGCGACGAGGTCGGGGCGCTGCTCGCGTCGGCGCCGACCAAGCACGAGCAGCAGCTCGCGCTCCGCCGCCCCGACGGCAGCGAGCTCGCGGTGCTGCTCACCGGCTCGCCGCTGGTCGACGAGGCGGGCCACACGCAGGGCCTGCTGCTCTTCCTCGAGGACGTGACGCACCTCCTGCGCGTCGAGCGCATGGAGGCGTGGCGCGAGGTCGCGCGCCGCATCGCGCACGAGATCAAGAACCCGCTGACGCCGATCCAGCTCGCCGCCCAGCGCCTGCGCCGGCGCTACGGTCCCACGCTGCGCGACGGCGGCGTCTTCGACGAGTGCACGCGCACCATCGTGCAGCAGGTGGAAGACCTGAAGGCGCTGGTCAACGAGTTCCAGACCTTCGCGCGCATGCCGCAGGCCGAGCACACGCCCCAGGACCTGAACCGCGTCGTCGAGGACGCGCTGGTTCTGTTCCGCGAAGGCCATCCCGCCATCGACTTCGTGTGGACGCCCGACGCCGGTCTGCCGCCGATCGAGCTCGACCGCGAGGGGCTGAAGCGCGCCATCATCAACATCCTCGACAACGCCGTCGCCGCCTGCACGGCCCGCCCCGCGACGGAGCCGGGCGAGCGCCGCCGCGTGTCGCTCCAGACCACGTACGATGCCGGGCTCGGCATCGCGCGGCTCGAGATCGCCGACGACGGCGTCGGCCTCTCGGCCGAGGCGCGCGCGCGCCTCTTCGAGCCCTACTACTCGACCAAGCCCGACGGCACCGGCCTCGGCCTCGCGATCGTGCAGGCCATCGTGGCCGACCACAAGGGCTTCATCCGCGTCCGCGAGGACGCCCCGCAGGGGACCCGCTTCGTGATGGAGTTCCCGGTGCGGACCGACCCCGCCCAGCTGGTGGCGCGTGCGCGCCATGGGGCATACGGGTCCTGA
- a CDS encoding DUF2905 domain-containing protein — protein MQDVGRVLILLGVVAIAIGVLLLVGARFPWLGRLPGDVVVQRERGTFYFPIVTSIVVSLVLTLLLNLLFRR, from the coding sequence GTGCAGGACGTCGGACGCGTGCTGATCCTGCTCGGGGTGGTCGCGATCGCGATCGGCGTCCTCCTGCTCGTCGGAGCGCGCTTCCCATGGCTCGGCCGCCTGCCGGGGGACGTCGTGGTGCAGCGGGAGCGGGGCACGTTCTACTTCCCGATCGTCACCTCGATCGTGGTGAGCCTCGTCCTGACCCTCCTCCTGAACCTGCTCTTCCGCCGCTAG
- a CDS encoding NAD(P)/FAD-dependent oxidoreductase, translated as MDDYIPAADCAVIGGGLSGLAAAALVARGGARVVLLERAPAPGGRAATRVEEGFHLNLGPHALYRGGPAETLLRELDVAIDGGMPPVSGAFALDRGHTHALPGGLVSLLTTGLFGLGAKLETARLLAGLGRVDPEPWQARPLAEWVATSVQHPDVRRLVLALTRVSSYANAPDAHSAGAAIGQLQHALRRGVLYLHGGWQTLVDGLRDAAVRAGVEIRTGAAATALLRDAAGDVMAVRLRDGTTIPARSAILALPAADAAPLLPEGEVRRAAAEAVPVRAACLDVALRALPRPGAVFALGVDTPSYLSVHTAVARLAPAGGAVVHVMRYLEPDPPPAKVVEQSLEATLDLVQPGWRAAVVTRRFLPGMLAASALVRAAQGGLRGRPGPQVTGAANCAVAGDWVGPEGCLADASLASARRAAALVTARLRPAAAAA; from the coding sequence ATGGACGACTACATTCCTGCCGCGGACTGCGCGGTGATCGGCGGCGGCCTTTCCGGCCTCGCGGCGGCGGCGCTGGTCGCCCGCGGCGGCGCGCGCGTCGTGCTGCTGGAGCGGGCACCCGCCCCCGGCGGGCGCGCCGCGACCCGCGTCGAAGAAGGCTTCCACCTGAACCTCGGCCCGCACGCGCTCTACCGCGGCGGCCCGGCCGAGACGCTGCTGCGCGAGCTGGACGTCGCCATCGACGGCGGCATGCCGCCCGTCTCGGGGGCCTTCGCGCTCGACCGCGGGCACACGCACGCCCTCCCCGGCGGCCTCGTCTCGCTGCTCACGACCGGCCTCTTCGGCCTCGGCGCGAAGCTCGAGACGGCACGCCTGCTGGCCGGCCTCGGCCGCGTCGATCCCGAGCCGTGGCAGGCGCGGCCGCTCGCCGAGTGGGTGGCGACGAGCGTGCAGCATCCCGACGTGCGCCGCCTCGTGCTCGCGCTGACGCGCGTCAGCAGCTACGCCAACGCGCCCGACGCCCACAGCGCCGGCGCCGCCATCGGGCAGCTCCAGCACGCGCTCCGCCGCGGCGTCCTCTACCTGCACGGCGGCTGGCAGACGCTGGTCGACGGTCTGCGCGACGCCGCCGTCCGCGCCGGCGTCGAGATACGCACCGGCGCCGCGGCGACCGCGCTCCTGCGCGACGCCGCCGGCGACGTCATGGCCGTCCGCCTGCGCGACGGCACGACGATCCCCGCCCGCAGCGCCATCCTCGCCCTGCCCGCCGCCGACGCCGCGCCGCTTCTCCCCGAGGGCGAGGTGCGCCGGGCGGCGGCGGAGGCCGTCCCCGTGCGCGCCGCGTGCCTCGACGTCGCGCTGCGCGCGCTGCCGCGGCCGGGCGCCGTCTTCGCGCTCGGCGTCGACACGCCGTCGTACCTGTCGGTGCACACCGCGGTGGCGCGCCTCGCGCCTGCCGGCGGCGCCGTCGTGCACGTCATGCGCTATCTCGAGCCCGATCCGCCGCCGGCGAAGGTCGTCGAGCAGTCGCTCGAGGCGACGCTCGACCTCGTCCAGCCGGGATGGCGCGCCGCGGTCGTCACGCGGCGCTTCCTGCCGGGCATGCTTGCGGCCAGCGCCCTCGTGCGCGCCGCGCAGGGCGGCCTCCGCGGCCGTCCCGGGCCGCAGGTCACCGGCGCCGCCAACTGCGCCGTCGCCGGCGACTGGGTCGGGCCCGAGGGCTGCCTCGCGGACGCGAGCCTGGCGAGCGCGCGGCGAGCCGCGGCTCTGGTGACGGCGCGCCTGCGCCCGGCGGCAGCCGCCGCATGA